In Dasypus novemcinctus isolate mDasNov1 chromosome 10, mDasNov1.1.hap2, whole genome shotgun sequence, one DNA window encodes the following:
- the LOC101446442 gene encoding membrane-spanning 4-domains subfamily A member 6D-like, giving the protein MKSGYPFVGAVCYIICGLLSVISEKKPTKCLAWSRLVTSVVSLVTAAVGFVLLALRLAATTHAWRQCELDAVPTQKPPEDHFDHVPNVIRECFRAGSALLGVLSVMCIFTVLALGAAVPTSIVWWRLAQVLGPGSLPWRNEISSQLS; this is encoded by the exons ATGAAATCCGGGTACCCGTTCGTAGGCGCCGTGTGT TACATCATTTGCGGGCTGCTGTCGGTCATCTCGGAAAAGAAGCCCACTAAGTGCTTG GCCTGGAGCCGCCTGGTCACGAGCGTCGTGAGCCTGGTCACGGCCGCCGTGGGCTTCGTGCTCCTCGCCCTTCGCCTGGCCGCGACGACCCACGCCTGGCGACAGTGCGAGCTGGACGCAGTGCCCACGCAGAAGCCGCCCGAGGACCATTTCGACCACGTGCCCAATGTGATCCGGGAATGCTTCCGGGCCGGCTCGGCCCTGCTG GGGGTGCTCTCCGTGATGTGTATATTCACCGTGCTGGCGCTCGGAGCAGCGGTCCCCACCTCCATCGTCTGGTGGCGCCTGGCCCAGGTGCTCGGCCCCGGG AGCCTGCCGTGGAGGAACGAAATCAGCTCCCAACTGAGCTAA